One window of the Pseudalkalibacillus berkeleyi genome contains the following:
- a CDS encoding alpha/beta-type small acid-soluble spore protein, producing the protein MAQNQQQLAVPGAQAAINAMKTEIASEFGVQLGPDTSSRQNGSVGGEITKRLVQQAQAQLGGGRY; encoded by the coding sequence ATGGCTCAAAATCAACAACAATTGGCAGTACCAGGTGCACAAGCGGCAATTAACGCTATGAAGACTGAAATCGCTTCAGAATTCGGAGTACAACTTGGACCAGACACTAGCTCTCGCCAAAACGGTTCTGTAGGCGGAGAAATCACTAAGCGTCTTGTACAACAAGCTCAAGCACAACTTGGTGGTGGCCGTTACTAA